The Methanosphaera sp. BMS genome contains a region encoding:
- the cfbE gene encoding coenzyme F430 synthase: MKNNVVICDANHGGLVLLDEYSKYTSKPLFFYDIYNKLTDEDKKTYSQKYNVSFIEKESIDESYTTIAPVHMRPVIHKDFTHHEFTAYLVNKHRNKYNWNFRIIQVTGVKAKTTVTSMIKDILSDYNVLVLNSSELSYHSDNRKVVLKRNLSITPSSIITALNIALEEDLLDKIDYFIAEVSLGVIPNESIGVLTNIVEDYPIADDSLKASAAKRNVFSCDRVICMKESFDKYYDDVKRDAFKISLSDADSDMYTSSLNLDIKNSSFTLHYNDKKYDVTCFALTDFYVLNILFAISVGLMCDMCMEDILLKIDDINTIDGRTSYKKVGKKIIIEEINPGLNTTSIKKSIENIKRLDENFIIVLGGDYGITCEEIDETKLVNYLKTLPNKIVLTGNLGRNIHGKLNKSNITYIPTLNKAINEMIKLENNEIIEVIYRSEYAKNVELNI, from the coding sequence ATGAAAAATAATGTAGTTATATGTGATGCCAATCATGGCGGACTAGTATTGTTGGATGAATATTCAAAGTATACATCCAAACCTCTTTTTTTCTATGACATTTATAATAAATTAACGGATGAGGATAAAAAGACATATTCTCAAAAATATAACGTTTCATTTATAGAAAAGGAATCCATTGATGAGAGTTATACGACAATTGCCCCCGTTCATATGAGGCCTGTAATCCATAAAGATTTCACCCACCATGAATTCACAGCATATCTTGTAAACAAGCATAGAAATAAGTATAACTGGAATTTCAGAATTATTCAGGTTACCGGTGTCAAGGCAAAAACTACTGTGACCTCCATGATTAAAGACATATTGTCCGATTATAACGTTCTTGTTTTAAACAGCAGCGAACTGTCATATCATTCAGATAACAGGAAGGTTGTTCTTAAAAGAAATCTTAGCATTACTCCCTCCAGTATTATTACGGCACTTAATATTGCACTTGAAGAGGATTTGCTGGATAAAATTGATTATTTTATAGCCGAAGTATCATTAGGCGTTATTCCCAATGAAAGTATTGGAGTGTTAACCAATATTGTTGAGGATTATCCCATTGCGGATGATAGTCTGAAAGCATCCGCCGCAAAAAGAAATGTCTTTAGCTGTGATAGGGTAATATGCATGAAAGAAAGCTTTGATAAATATTATGATGATGTGAAAAGAGATGCATTTAAAATTTCATTGTCTGATGCCGACAGTGACATGTACACATCAAGCCTAAATCTAGATATTAAAAATTCATCATTTACCCTTCATTATAATGACAAGAAGTATGACGTAACCTGTTTTGCATTGACGGATTTTTATGTATTGAACATCCTCTTTGCAATTAGCGTAGGGCTGATGTGTGATATGTGTATGGAAGACATACTTTTAAAGATTGATGATATCAACACCATCGATGGCAGAACATCATATAAGAAAGTTGGAAAAAAAATCATCATAGAGGAAATAAATCCGGGACTAAATACAACATCCATAAAAAAATCCATTGAAAATATAAAAAGATTAGATGAAAATTTTATCATAGTTCTTGGTGGCGACTATGGAATTACATGTGAAGAGATTGACGAGACAAAACTGGTAAACTACCTTAAAACATTGCCCAATAAAATAGTGTTAACCGGAAATCTGGGAAGGAATATCCATGGCAAATTAAATAAATCCAACATAACATATATCCCCACTCTAAACAAGGCCATAAATGAGATGATTAAACTAGAAAATAATGAAATAATAGAAGTTATCTATAGAAGTGAATATGCAAAAAATGTTGAATTAAATATATGA
- a CDS encoding type II toxin-antitoxin system RelE/ParE family toxin: MSFNIIYTKKALKNLNKYKKKNKTVYKQLKEGIYKIEKNPYKSSNKQLESIRCPKCKRHKVGNYRIVYYIHTKSNIIEIQNVIARKSDYNEY, translated from the coding sequence ATGAGCTTTAACATAATATATACAAAAAAAGCTTTAAAAAATTTAAACAAATATAAAAAGAAAAACAAAACGGTTTACAAACAGTTAAAAGAGGGAATATATAAAATAGAAAAAAATCCGTATAAATCATCAAATAAACAATTAGAAAGTATTAGATGCCCTAAATGTAAACGACATAAAGTTGGAAATTATAGGATTGTTTATTACATACATACAAAATCAAATATTATAGAAATACAAAATGTTATTGCCAGAAAATCAGATTATAATGAATATTAA
- a CDS encoding NAD(+) kinase, with product MKIGIVSRTDREDALELIESLVNYLEENKVCIEIEKRVTDVLTEYSKYSTNIKDMDSDIVLCIGGDGTVLYAQHTLSKKKIPVLSINMGTVGFLTEVDPEDIFECMDQLLSYDFFVEERMQLDIKCDNEWQTVLNELVLMTNQPAKMLDLTVCLDDEVVDEIHADGLIISTPSGSTAYAMSAGGPIVDPRVDAALIIPICPFKLNSRPIIVPSSSTITIKFNKVDKKAVAVLDGVTEKVYSHNDEIKIRKSEHNAHFVRFTKKFYDSVNKKLTKVV from the coding sequence ATGAAAATTGGAATCGTATCCCGTACCGATAGGGAGGATGCACTTGAATTGATTGAAAGCCTTGTAAACTACCTGGAGGAAAACAAGGTATGCATTGAAATAGAAAAAAGAGTCACCGATGTATTAACAGAATACTCAAAATACTCCACAAACATCAAAGATATGGACTCAGACATTGTATTATGCATCGGCGGTGATGGAACAGTACTTTATGCCCAGCACACCTTAAGCAAAAAGAAAATTCCAGTATTAAGTATCAACATGGGTACCGTGGGCTTTTTAACGGAAGTTGATCCTGAAGACATCTTTGAATGCATGGATCAACTGTTAAGCTATGACTTCTTTGTGGAAGAACGCATGCAACTTGACATAAAGTGTGACAACGAATGGCAAACTGTCCTGAATGAATTGGTGCTCATGACAAATCAACCGGCAAAAATGCTTGATTTAACCGTGTGCCTAGATGATGAAGTCGTCGATGAAATACATGCCGATGGCCTCATCATATCCACTCCAAGCGGTTCAACTGCATATGCCATGAGTGCCGGAGGCCCTATAGTAGATCCGCGTGTTGATGCGGCATTAATCATACCGATATGTCCATTTAAACTAAATTCCAGGCCAATAATTGTTCCAAGCAGCAGCACCATAACAATCAAATTCAACAAAGTGGATAAAAAAGCAGTAGCTGTGCTTGATGGAGTAACAGAAAAAGTATACAGTCACAACGATGAGATTAAAATCAGAAAATCAGAACATAATGCACACTTTGTAAGATTTACCAAGAAATTCTATGACAGCGTCAATAAGAAGTTAACGAAAGTAGTATAA